From Streptomyces sp. Edi4, one genomic window encodes:
- a CDS encoding MFS transporter gives MAGVEPEAGIRRKGLLLLGLSLGYFMVLLDTSVVNVALPAIRDDIGGGLSGLQWVVNGYTLTFAALLLTMGALSDRFGARKVFLTGTWAFLIASGLTAASPNLGVLIGMRGVLGIAGAALLPASMAVIATAYTDPAQRARALGSWAAITGVALAAGPVVGGVLTDTLGWRFIFVINVPVALVSVLITRALAPRSPRNPERAIDLPGQLLAVLALAGLTFGVIQSEPEGWMSAPVLIALVIGVAAAIGFVMVERREPGVRGPMLPLQLFRKATFSVGLLNGLLVNFGLSGVLFVMSLHFQQGLGYTAMAAGLAFLPLTLPTAFNPVYTGRLVAKKGPRIPSILGFSLMTLGALIQLAFVGGDGAAHYALTAAGLLVFGFGVSFAIPSLVTTLVSSVPKEQAGIASGALNSARQTGAVVGVAVLGSVLQASPGDSGTKTALAVAAAALAAGALLAVGYIGRRTAQ, from the coding sequence GTGGCGGGCGTCGAGCCCGAGGCCGGGATCCGGCGCAAGGGGCTCCTGCTTCTGGGCCTTTCGCTCGGCTACTTCATGGTGCTGCTCGACACCAGCGTGGTGAACGTGGCACTGCCCGCCATCCGCGATGATATCGGCGGAGGCCTCTCCGGGCTCCAGTGGGTCGTCAACGGGTACACCCTGACCTTCGCCGCGCTGCTGCTCACCATGGGCGCGCTCTCCGACCGCTTCGGCGCCCGCAAGGTCTTCCTCACCGGCACCTGGGCCTTCCTGATCGCCTCCGGGCTCACCGCCGCCTCCCCCAACCTGGGCGTCCTCATCGGCATGCGCGGTGTCCTCGGCATCGCGGGCGCGGCCCTGCTGCCCGCCTCCATGGCCGTCATCGCGACCGCCTACACCGACCCCGCCCAGCGGGCCAGGGCCCTTGGCTCCTGGGCCGCCATCACCGGTGTCGCGCTCGCCGCGGGACCGGTCGTCGGCGGCGTCCTGACCGACACGCTCGGCTGGCGCTTCATCTTCGTCATCAATGTGCCGGTCGCCCTGGTCAGCGTCCTCATCACCCGCGCCCTCGCGCCGCGCTCGCCGCGCAACCCCGAGCGTGCCATCGACCTGCCGGGCCAGCTGCTGGCCGTACTGGCCCTCGCGGGCCTGACGTTCGGCGTCATCCAGAGCGAACCCGAGGGCTGGATGTCCGCGCCCGTGCTCATCGCGCTGGTCATCGGTGTGGCCGCCGCGATCGGCTTCGTCATGGTCGAGCGCCGCGAGCCCGGAGTGCGCGGCCCGATGCTGCCGCTCCAGCTCTTCCGCAAGGCCACCTTCTCGGTCGGCCTGCTCAACGGCCTGCTCGTCAACTTCGGCCTCTCCGGCGTCCTGTTCGTCATGTCGCTCCACTTCCAGCAGGGCCTCGGCTACACCGCCATGGCCGCCGGGCTCGCCTTCCTGCCGCTGACCCTGCCCACCGCGTTCAACCCGGTCTACACCGGCCGCCTGGTCGCCAAGAAGGGTCCGCGCATCCCCTCCATCCTCGGCTTCTCGCTCATGACGCTGGGCGCGCTCATCCAGCTGGCCTTCGTCGGCGGCGACGGCGCCGCCCACTACGCGCTGACCGCCGCCGGCCTGCTCGTCTTCGGGTTCGGCGTCTCCTTCGCCATCCCTTCCCTGGTCACCACGCTGGTCTCCTCGGTGCCCAAGGAACAGGCCGGCATCGCGTCGGGCGCCCTCAACTCGGCCCGCCAGACCGGCGCCGTGGTCGGTGTCGCCGTACTCGGCTCCGTCCTGCAGGCCTCCCCGGGCGACAGCGGGACCAAAACCGCCCTCGCGGTCGCCGCGGCGGCCCTCGCGGCGGGCGCCCTGCTCGCCGTCGGCTACATCGGCCGGCGCACGGCCCAGTGA